Proteins encoded together in one Micromonospora kangleipakensis window:
- a CDS encoding SDR family NAD(P)-dependent oxidoreductase, with amino-acid sequence MRFQDRVALVTGGASGLGEAAARRFAAEGAKVVIADIDAEGAERVAGGLPDGYPVTMDTGEAASVEQGIADAMQRYGRIDVIFNNAGIDGQQQPLHEMDVTNWERVRRVNGDGVFFVLRYGIEAMLRGGGGAIVNTSSTTALAAQENISPYTFTKAGIVGLTRSAAIEYAARGIRVNAVAPTVVMTPLVEHFIDSAPDPGQMRRQMESFNPKPGIPTPDDVAGVVAFLASDEAAWITGHTVPVDGGYVAR; translated from the coding sequence ATGCGCTTCCAGGACAGAGTCGCGCTGGTCACCGGCGGGGCGTCCGGGCTCGGCGAGGCGGCCGCCCGCCGGTTCGCCGCCGAGGGCGCGAAGGTGGTGATCGCCGACATCGACGCCGAGGGCGCCGAGCGGGTCGCCGGCGGTCTGCCGGACGGCTACCCGGTGACCATGGACACCGGCGAGGCCGCCTCGGTCGAGCAGGGCATCGCCGACGCCATGCAGCGGTACGGGCGGATCGACGTCATCTTCAACAACGCCGGCATCGACGGGCAGCAGCAGCCGCTGCACGAGATGGACGTGACGAACTGGGAGCGGGTGCGCCGGGTCAACGGCGACGGCGTCTTCTTCGTCCTGAGGTACGGCATCGAGGCGATGCTGCGCGGCGGCGGTGGCGCGATCGTGAACACCTCCTCCACCACCGCGCTGGCCGCCCAGGAGAACATCTCCCCGTACACCTTCACCAAGGCCGGCATCGTCGGCCTGACCCGTTCGGCGGCGATCGAGTACGCGGCCCGCGGCATCCGGGTCAACGCGGTCGCCCCGACGGTGGTGATGACCCCGCTGGTGGAGCACTTCATCGACAGCGCGCCGGACCCGGGGCAGATGCGCCGGCAGATGGAGTCTTTCAACCCGAAGCCCGGCATCCCCACCCCGGACGACGTGGCCGGGGTGGTCGCCTTCCTCGCCTCGGACGAGGCCGCCTGGATCACCGGCCACACCGTCCCGGTCGACGGCGGCTACGTCGCCCGCTGA
- a CDS encoding enoyl-CoA hydratase/isomerase family protein, with product MTEPLLVDRTDAVVTLTLNRPTAMNSLDVALKEALRDTLAELETDRSCRAVVLAGAGGSFSAGQDLREHVQTLEAADADPLATVRAHYNPIAARLANLPKPVVAAVRGMAAGAGASLTFLADFRIGGPKTRFLMAFAGVGLAADTGASWTLPRLVGHAKAVELLMLAEPVGAEEACRLGLLNKLVDDDEQVLPTAQELAARLAAGPTVAYGAIKRQLSIADAGTLADALAAEAQAQSICGATSDHKAATMAFVNKQKPVFEGH from the coding sequence GTGACCGAGCCACTGCTCGTCGACCGCACCGACGCCGTCGTCACCCTGACGCTGAACCGACCGACGGCGATGAACTCGCTCGACGTGGCGCTCAAGGAGGCGCTCCGGGACACCCTCGCCGAGCTGGAGACCGACCGCTCGTGCCGGGCGGTCGTGCTGGCCGGGGCGGGCGGGTCGTTCAGCGCCGGGCAGGACCTCCGCGAGCACGTGCAGACCCTGGAAGCGGCCGACGCCGACCCGCTGGCCACCGTGCGGGCCCACTACAACCCGATCGCCGCCCGGCTGGCCAACCTGCCCAAGCCGGTGGTCGCCGCGGTCCGCGGGATGGCGGCCGGGGCCGGCGCCTCGCTGACCTTCCTCGCCGACTTCCGGATCGGCGGCCCGAAGACGCGCTTCCTGATGGCCTTCGCCGGAGTGGGGCTCGCCGCCGACACCGGCGCCTCCTGGACGCTGCCCCGGCTCGTCGGCCACGCCAAGGCCGTCGAGCTGCTGATGCTCGCCGAGCCGGTGGGCGCCGAGGAGGCCTGCCGGCTGGGCCTGCTGAACAAGCTGGTGGACGACGACGAGCAGGTGCTGCCCACCGCTCAGGAGCTGGCCGCCCGGCTCGCCGCCGGCCCGACCGTGGCCTACGGGGCGATCAAGCGGCAGCTCTCCATCGCCGACGCCGGCACGCTCGCCGACGCCCTCGCCGCCGAGGCGCAGGCCCAGTCGATCTGCGGCGCCACCAGCGACCACAAGGCGGCCACGATGGCCTTCGTGAACAAGCAGAAGCCGGTCTTCGAGGGACACTGA
- a CDS encoding magnesium transporter MgtE N-terminal domain-containing protein has translation MSTPNRVYIARLAGVAVFDPNGDQVGRVRDAVARLRATQRPPEVVGLVAEMPMRRRIFLSINRITSIDADAVVLGSGTLNLRRFEKRPNELLVLQELLDRRVQLEPGGQAGTVVDVAMECSRGGEWSLTRVAVREQTGRLTRRGHLHQVEWDRVRGLSDIAANRGTANLLAVLEDMRPADLANALQDLPDARRNEVAAALDDERLADVLSELPEHDQVEILAALDRERAADVLEEMDPDDAADLLNELPPPEQDVLLDLMEPDEADPVRQLLRYASGTAGSVMTSEPVILPPDATVAEALARIREEQLSPAVAAQVFVTRAPMTTPTGRYLGMVHFQRLLREPPADLLGGVVVNDIDPLRPTTPLPEITRRMATYDLVAMPVVDRSMRLVGAVTVDDVLDHSLPRDWRDRDAVPGPSAAEAEPDGTDG, from the coding sequence GTGAGCACGCCGAACCGGGTCTACATCGCCCGACTCGCCGGAGTCGCCGTCTTCGACCCGAACGGTGACCAGGTGGGTCGGGTGCGTGACGCGGTGGCCCGGCTCCGGGCGACCCAACGTCCGCCGGAGGTGGTGGGGCTGGTCGCCGAGATGCCCATGCGGCGGCGGATCTTCCTCTCCATCAACCGGATCACCTCCATCGACGCGGACGCCGTCGTGCTCGGCAGCGGCACCCTCAACCTGCGTCGCTTCGAGAAGCGCCCGAACGAGCTGCTGGTGCTCCAGGAACTGCTGGACCGGCGGGTGCAGCTGGAGCCGGGCGGCCAGGCGGGCACGGTGGTCGACGTGGCGATGGAGTGCAGCCGGGGCGGCGAGTGGTCGCTGACCCGGGTCGCGGTCCGCGAGCAGACCGGCCGGCTCACCCGCCGCGGCCACCTGCACCAGGTCGAGTGGGACCGGGTCCGCGGCCTGAGCGACATCGCCGCCAACCGGGGTACGGCCAACCTGCTCGCCGTGCTGGAGGACATGCGCCCGGCCGACCTGGCCAACGCCCTGCAGGACCTGCCCGACGCCCGGCGCAACGAGGTCGCCGCCGCGCTGGACGACGAGCGGCTGGCCGACGTGCTCAGCGAGCTGCCCGAGCACGACCAGGTGGAGATCCTGGCCGCGCTGGACCGGGAGCGCGCGGCCGACGTGCTGGAGGAGATGGACCCGGACGACGCCGCCGACCTGCTCAACGAGCTGCCCCCGCCGGAGCAGGACGTGCTGCTCGACCTGATGGAGCCGGACGAGGCCGACCCGGTCCGCCAACTGCTGCGCTACGCCTCGGGCACGGCCGGCAGCGTGATGACGTCGGAACCGGTGATCCTGCCGCCGGACGCCACCGTCGCGGAGGCGCTCGCCCGGATCCGGGAGGAGCAGCTCTCCCCCGCCGTGGCCGCGCAGGTCTTCGTGACCCGCGCGCCGATGACCACCCCCACCGGCCGGTACCTGGGCATGGTCCACTTCCAGCGGCTGCTCCGCGAGCCCCCGGCGGACCTGCTCGGCGGGGTGGTGGTCAACGACATCGACCCGCTCCGGCCGACCACGCCGCTGCCCGAGATCACCCGCCGGATGGCCACCTACGACCTGGTCGCCATGCCGGTGGTGGACCGCAGCATGCGGCTGGTTGGGGCGGTCACCGTGGACGACGTGCTGGACCACTCGCTGCCCCGCGACTGGCGGGACCGGGACGCCGTACCGGGCCCGTCCGCCGCCGAGGCGGAGCCGGACGGCACCGATGGCTGA
- a CDS encoding DUF1003 domain-containing protein codes for MADQRRAERLDQPREPRGVKLPRFDPEAFGRWSEGIARGMGTANFIVYMTVVIAAWFAWNTIAPADLRFDPYTFTFLTLVLSLQASYAAPLILLAQNRQADRDRVALEEDRRRATAQKADTEYLAREIAALRIAMGEVATRDFLRSELARLAEELDEAAQRRQKLERRQQERAARGGGGEPLDEPRDDLDGDFATREGRPEG; via the coding sequence ATGGCTGACCAGCGACGGGCCGAGCGGCTGGACCAGCCGCGCGAGCCCCGCGGCGTCAAGCTGCCCCGGTTCGACCCGGAGGCGTTCGGCCGGTGGTCCGAGGGCATCGCCCGCGGCATGGGCACGGCGAACTTCATCGTCTACATGACGGTCGTGATCGCCGCCTGGTTCGCCTGGAACACCATCGCCCCGGCCGACCTGCGCTTCGACCCGTACACCTTCACGTTCCTGACCCTGGTGCTCTCGTTGCAGGCCTCGTACGCGGCGCCGCTGATCCTGCTCGCGCAGAACCGGCAGGCGGACCGGGACCGGGTGGCACTGGAGGAGGACCGGCGGCGGGCCACCGCGCAGAAAGCGGACACCGAGTACCTGGCCCGGGAGATCGCCGCGCTGCGGATCGCGATGGGCGAGGTGGCCACCCGGGACTTCCTCCGCTCCGAGCTGGCCCGGCTCGCCGAGGAGCTGGACGAGGCGGCGCAGCGCCGGCAGAAGCTGGAACGCCGGCAGCAGGAACGCGCCGCACGCGGCGGCGGCGGCGAGCCGCTCGACGAGCCCCGCGACGACCTGGACGGCGACTTCGCGACCCGGGAAGGCCGCCCGGAGGGCTGA
- a CDS encoding leucyl aminopeptidase family protein produces the protein MLAIRLVSGPTRLDTLVLPIRPVGPGEGPDAPAALVTTASPPSGEVLAEAEALLPAARLTGRAGELREHLRPGATPQRLVLLGVGEGDERGWRAAGAALARAARDETHITVMLPGDASTALRGLTEGLLLGSYRFRMTEAGGAPALADVDVVVADPDALAPTLTAARTTAEMTRLARDLTNTPSSLKNPQWFVEQIATAVAGQPDLRLRVREPDELTAEGFGGILAVGQGSASGPRLVELDWHPADARTHVVLVGKGITFDTGGISIKPVPAMKLMRKDMAGAAAVLAATLGAAALRLPVRITTLAPLAENMVSGSAFRPGDIVRHYGGLTSETTNSDAEGRLVLADAMAYAVQELAPDLLVDLATLTGANAVALGKRHGALYSENDQLAADLLAAIDAAGEAAWRMPLPADYVEYLGSELADLHSSPASGAGSVTAALFLREFTGDLRDRWVHVDMSAPSWSEEDDAELTRGATGWGVRGLLRWLPTLG, from the coding sequence GTGCTGGCCATTCGTCTGGTGAGCGGGCCCACGCGGCTCGACACCCTCGTCCTGCCCATTCGTCCCGTCGGGCCGGGCGAGGGCCCGGACGCCCCGGCCGCGCTGGTCACGACCGCGTCCCCGCCTTCCGGCGAGGTGCTGGCCGAGGCGGAGGCCCTGCTGCCCGCCGCGCGGCTGACCGGGCGCGCTGGCGAGCTGCGGGAGCACCTGCGACCCGGCGCGACGCCGCAGCGGCTGGTGCTGCTCGGCGTCGGCGAGGGCGACGAGCGGGGCTGGCGGGCCGCCGGCGCGGCGCTCGCCCGGGCCGCCCGGGATGAGACGCACATCACGGTGATGCTTCCGGGCGACGCCTCGACGGCGCTGCGCGGCCTGACCGAGGGGCTGCTGCTGGGGTCGTACCGGTTCCGGATGACCGAGGCCGGTGGTGCACCCGCGCTCGCCGACGTGGACGTCGTGGTGGCTGACCCGGACGCGCTCGCCCCGACCCTGACGGCGGCCCGGACCACCGCCGAGATGACCCGGCTGGCCCGGGACCTGACCAACACCCCCTCCTCGCTGAAGAACCCGCAGTGGTTCGTCGAGCAGATCGCGACGGCCGTTGCCGGCCAGCCCGACCTGCGCCTGCGGGTACGGGAGCCGGACGAGCTCACGGCCGAGGGCTTCGGCGGGATCCTCGCCGTCGGCCAGGGCTCGGCCAGCGGTCCCCGCCTGGTCGAGCTGGACTGGCACCCGGCGGACGCGCGTACCCACGTCGTGCTGGTGGGCAAGGGGATCACCTTCGACACCGGCGGCATCTCGATCAAGCCGGTGCCGGCGATGAAGCTGATGCGCAAGGACATGGCCGGCGCCGCCGCCGTGCTCGCCGCGACCCTGGGCGCCGCCGCGCTCCGGCTGCCGGTGCGGATCACCACGCTGGCGCCGCTGGCGGAGAACATGGTCAGCGGGTCCGCGTTCCGCCCGGGCGACATCGTCCGCCACTACGGCGGCCTGACCAGCGAGACCACCAACTCCGACGCCGAGGGGCGGCTGGTGCTCGCCGACGCGATGGCGTACGCGGTCCAGGAGCTCGCCCCCGACCTGCTGGTCGACCTGGCCACCCTGACCGGCGCGAACGCGGTGGCCCTCGGCAAGCGGCACGGCGCCCTCTACAGCGAGAACGACCAGCTCGCCGCCGACCTGCTGGCCGCGATCGACGCCGCCGGTGAGGCGGCCTGGCGGATGCCGCTGCCCGCCGACTACGTCGAGTACCTGGGCAGCGAGCTGGCCGACCTGCACAGCTCCCCGGCCAGCGGCGCCGGCTCGGTGACCGCCGCGCTCTTCCTCCGCGAGTTCACCGGTGACCTGCGGGACCGCTGGGTGCACGTCGACATGTCCGCCCCCTCCTGGTCGGAGGAGGACGACGCCGAGCTGACCCGGGGCGCCACCGGCTGGGGCGTACGCGGGCTGCTGCGCTGGCTGCCCACGCTGGGCTGA
- a CDS encoding DNA-3-methyladenine glycosylase I translates to MTDLVTGADGLPRCAWGASTPDYAFYHDTEWGRPLRGDDPLYERLTLEAFQSGLSWLTILRKRPAFRLAFDEFRIDKVAGYGAADVARLLADTGIVRNRAKVEAAIANARAALELPDGLSALLWSFAPPARAGRPRSFAKVPALTPESTALAKALKKRGFRFVGPTTAYALMQATGMVDDHLAGCHVPVDGVGAAGRA, encoded by the coding sequence GTGACTGACCTGGTGACCGGCGCGGACGGGCTGCCCCGCTGCGCCTGGGGCGCGAGCACCCCGGACTACGCCTTCTACCACGACACCGAGTGGGGCCGGCCGCTGCGCGGCGATGACCCGCTCTACGAGCGGCTGACCCTGGAGGCGTTCCAGTCCGGCCTGTCCTGGCTGACCATCCTGCGCAAGCGACCCGCGTTCCGGCTCGCCTTCGACGAGTTCCGCATCGACAAGGTCGCCGGCTACGGCGCGGCGGACGTCGCCCGCCTGCTCGCCGACACCGGCATCGTGCGCAACCGGGCCAAGGTCGAGGCGGCGATCGCCAACGCCCGGGCCGCGCTGGAGCTGCCCGACGGGCTCTCCGCGCTGCTCTGGTCGTTCGCGCCGCCGGCCCGGGCCGGCCGGCCGCGGTCCTTCGCCAAGGTGCCGGCGCTCACCCCCGAGTCCACCGCGCTGGCCAAGGCGCTCAAGAAGCGCGGCTTCCGCTTCGTCGGCCCGACCACCGCGTACGCGCTGATGCAGGCCACCGGGATGGTCGACGACCACCTCGCCGGCTGTCACGTGCCCGTCGATGGGGTCGGGGCCGCCGGCCGGGCGTGA
- a CDS encoding PaaX family transcriptional regulator C-terminal domain-containing protein, with product MQARSALFDLYGDHLRARGGRAPVAALVKLLAPLGIAPPAVRTAVSRMVRQGWLDPLRLASGPGYSITPKAARRLDEAAVRIYRTGRISWDGRFDLLVLEAPASRRERQRLAANLTFLGYGTLDDCTWVATRPGEDVDLLLAEAGVRYERFTAAHAAGTPGAMGVVRRAWDLIEIGRAYERFVAEQKPLLAGVTVRSSDEEAYAARFRLVHAWRTFLFRDPQLPPALLPERWPGTSAASFFDRHAARLRPAADRYVEHCLDGNNRLARQKGR from the coding sequence ATGCAGGCACGGTCGGCACTCTTCGACCTGTACGGCGACCACCTCCGGGCGAGGGGTGGGCGCGCACCCGTCGCCGCCCTGGTCAAGCTGCTGGCGCCGCTCGGGATCGCCCCTCCGGCCGTGCGCACCGCAGTCTCCCGGATGGTCCGTCAGGGCTGGCTCGACCCCCTCCGGCTGGCCTCCGGCCCGGGATATTCGATCACACCCAAGGCGGCCCGCCGACTCGACGAGGCGGCCGTCCGGATCTACCGGACCGGGCGGATCAGCTGGGACGGTCGGTTCGACCTGCTGGTCCTGGAGGCCCCCGCGTCCCGCCGGGAACGCCAGCGGCTCGCCGCCAACCTGACCTTCCTCGGCTACGGCACGCTCGACGACTGCACCTGGGTGGCCACCCGCCCCGGAGAGGACGTGGACCTCCTGCTCGCCGAGGCGGGCGTGCGCTACGAGCGGTTCACCGCCGCGCACGCCGCCGGCACCCCGGGGGCGATGGGCGTGGTCCGCCGCGCCTGGGACCTCATCGAGATCGGCCGGGCGTACGAGCGGTTCGTCGCGGAGCAGAAGCCGCTGCTGGCGGGCGTGACCGTGCGCAGCAGCGACGAGGAGGCGTACGCGGCCCGGTTCCGGCTGGTGCACGCGTGGCGTACCTTCCTCTTCCGGGACCCGCAGCTCCCTCCGGCGCTGCTCCCCGAGCGCTGGCCGGGCACCAGCGCGGCCAGTTTCTTCGACCGGCACGCGGCCCGGCTCCGGCCGGCCGCCGACCGGTACGTCGAGCACTGCCTCGACGGCAACAACCGCCTCGCCCGACAGAAGGGTCGTTGA
- a CDS encoding preprotein translocase subunit TatB, which produces MLDNLNWWEIGALLLLALLIFGDRLPAVINDGLRMVRNLRNMARNATGDLSRELGTDIQLEDLHPKAFIRKHLLSEDDEQAIRKPLQSMYDNLRSDVTGVHNELKDVANAADLRGNGTRPTTATGGAVPAPAPRPSYDDAT; this is translated from the coding sequence GTGCTCGACAACCTGAACTGGTGGGAGATCGGCGCGCTGCTGCTCCTGGCGCTGCTGATCTTCGGGGACCGGCTGCCCGCCGTGATCAACGACGGCCTCCGGATGGTCCGCAACCTGCGCAACATGGCCCGCAACGCCACCGGCGACCTGAGCCGCGAGCTGGGCACCGACATCCAGCTGGAGGATCTGCACCCGAAGGCGTTCATCCGGAAGCACCTGCTCAGCGAGGACGACGAGCAGGCGATCCGGAAGCCCCTGCAGAGCATGTACGACAACCTGCGCTCGGACGTCACCGGCGTGCACAACGAGCTGAAGGACGTCGCCAACGCGGCGGACCTGCGCGGCAACGGCACCCGCCCGACCACGGCCACCGGCGGCGCCGTCCCCGCCCCGGCTCCCCGCCCCAGCTACGACGACGCCACCTGA
- a CDS encoding P-loop NTPase — MSAPVSTVSDAIQAALATVNDPEIRRPITELGMVRSAVVGDDGVVRVELLLTVAGCPLKDKLRSDITAAVAAVAGVTGVEIEFGVMSPEQRQELQSKLRGGGASQEPVIPFAQPGSRTRVYAVASGKGGVGKSSVTVNLAAALASRGLAVGVVDADIYGHSVPRMLGAEGSPTRVEDMIMPPQAHGVKVISIGMFTPGNAAVVWRGPMLHRALQQFLADVYWGDLDVLLLDLPPGTGDIAISVAQLLPNAEILVVTTPQTAAAEVAERAGAIALQTHQRVVGVIENMSWMELPDGSRVEVFGAGGGEAVSESLSRTIGAQVPLLGQIPLDTRVREGGDAGNPIVLAEPDAPAARALNQIADRLAVRRESLLGKPLGLKPAGR; from the coding sequence ATGTCAGCACCCGTCAGCACCGTCTCCGACGCGATCCAGGCCGCCCTGGCCACCGTCAACGACCCGGAGATCCGTCGGCCGATCACCGAGCTGGGCATGGTCCGTTCCGCGGTGGTGGGCGACGACGGCGTCGTCCGGGTCGAGCTGCTGCTCACCGTGGCCGGCTGCCCGCTGAAGGACAAGCTGCGCAGCGACATCACCGCGGCCGTGGCCGCGGTGGCGGGTGTGACGGGTGTCGAGATCGAGTTCGGCGTGATGAGCCCCGAGCAGCGCCAGGAGCTCCAGTCGAAGCTGCGCGGCGGCGGCGCCAGCCAGGAGCCGGTGATCCCGTTCGCCCAGCCCGGCTCGCGCACCCGGGTGTACGCCGTGGCCAGCGGCAAGGGCGGCGTCGGCAAGTCCAGCGTCACGGTCAACCTGGCCGCCGCGCTGGCCTCCCGCGGCCTCGCCGTCGGTGTGGTCGACGCCGACATCTACGGCCACTCGGTGCCCCGGATGCTCGGCGCCGAGGGCAGCCCGACCCGGGTCGAGGACATGATCATGCCGCCGCAGGCGCACGGCGTGAAGGTCATCTCGATCGGCATGTTCACCCCGGGCAACGCGGCGGTGGTCTGGCGCGGCCCGATGCTGCACCGGGCGTTACAGCAGTTCCTCGCCGACGTGTACTGGGGCGACCTGGACGTCCTGCTGCTGGACCTGCCCCCGGGCACGGGCGACATCGCCATCTCGGTGGCCCAACTGCTCCCCAACGCCGAGATCCTGGTGGTCACCACCCCGCAGACCGCGGCCGCCGAGGTCGCCGAGCGGGCCGGCGCGATCGCGCTGCAGACCCACCAGCGGGTGGTCGGGGTCATCGAGAACATGTCCTGGATGGAGCTGCCGGACGGCTCGCGGGTGGAGGTCTTCGGCGCCGGCGGCGGCGAGGCGGTCTCCGAGTCGCTGAGCCGGACCATCGGCGCGCAGGTGCCGCTGCTGGGTCAGATCCCGCTCGACACCCGGGTCCGCGAGGGCGGCGACGCCGGCAACCCGATCGTGCTGGCCGAGCCGGACGCCCCGGCCGCCAGGGCGCTCAACCAGATCGCCGACCGGCTGGCGGTCCGGCGCGAGTCCCTCCTCGGCAAGCCGCTCGGCCTCAAGCCCGCCGGCCGCTGA
- a CDS encoding O-methyltransferase: MQFAESYVTEDLVLRTARSLAREVGVDAVTPGAGAALRLLAAAGNARAVVEIGTGIGVSGVWLLRGMRADGVLTTIDVEVEHQRIARRIFVEAGFPSGRTRIITGRALDVLPRLADGAYDLVFVDAEATGFTACVDAALRLLRPGGVLALNGTLAGGRIGDPAARDLETVTVRETIKAIRESEHWIPALLPVGHGLLAAVKC; the protein is encoded by the coding sequence CTGCAGTTCGCCGAGTCCTACGTCACCGAGGATCTGGTGCTGCGGACCGCCCGCAGCCTCGCCCGCGAGGTGGGTGTCGACGCGGTGACGCCGGGCGCCGGCGCCGCGCTGCGACTGCTCGCCGCCGCCGGCAACGCCCGGGCGGTGGTGGAGATCGGCACCGGCATCGGGGTCAGCGGCGTCTGGCTGCTGCGCGGCATGCGGGCCGACGGGGTGCTCACCACCATCGACGTGGAGGTGGAGCACCAGCGGATCGCCCGACGGATCTTCGTCGAGGCGGGGTTCCCGTCGGGGCGTACCCGGATCATCACCGGCCGCGCCCTCGACGTGCTGCCGCGGCTCGCGGACGGCGCCTACGACCTGGTCTTCGTCGACGCCGAGGCGACCGGCTTCACCGCCTGCGTGGACGCCGCGCTGCGCCTGCTGCGGCCCGGCGGGGTGCTCGCCCTCAACGGCACGCTGGCCGGCGGGCGGATCGGCGACCCGGCCGCCCGCGACCTGGAGACGGTCACCGTCCGGGAGACGATCAAGGCGATCCGGGAGTCGGAGCACTGGATCCCCGCGCTGCTGCCGGTCGGGCACGGCCTGCTCGCCGCCGTGAAGTGCTGA
- a CDS encoding DUF3117 domain-containing protein — MAAMKPRTGDGPLEVTKEGRGIVMRVPLEGGGRLVVEMTPDEANALGDALKAAAG, encoded by the coding sequence ATGGCGGCGATGAAGCCGCGGACGGGCGACGGTCCGCTGGAAGTCACCAAGGAGGGCCGGGGCATCGTCATGCGGGTCCCGCTGGAGGGTGGTGGCCGGCTCGTCGTCGAGATGACTCCCGACGAGGCCAACGCGCTCGGTGACGCACTGAAGGCAGCCGCCGGCTGA
- a CDS encoding S1C family serine protease, whose product MGGTDVTDGWDWRQPGGTPGPAGRPASGSPPGPYGGGQTSPWWSDALNDPWRDPYAPAAVVVPAAPADGGEPEPVTDPDAPNRPRLRQVVLISLITALLAGSLGSALTYAFLRGGGPATVLGARPAEGPALAQRKPESLAGVAEKVLPSVVTVRVASLGGISEGSGFIVSADGHVITNDHVVAGATGKATVVFNDGSTTAATVVGQDPESDIAVIKVSRSGLKPVEFGDSDALAVGDPVLAIGSPLSLANTVTAGIVSALDRTMQAGEPGGPVRYYAAIQTDAAVNHGNSGGPLVDGGGRVVGVNSTIKSLVADGQEAGNIGLAFAIPINQAKRVTQEIIGTGRARRTVIGAQVGGTGAAAGNGVRLNAVEPSGPAAAAGLKAGDVILRLNGRPMTEPTDLVALVRKYAPGSVVTVEYRRGSTRQNASVTLAADAK is encoded by the coding sequence CTGGGAGGCACCGACGTGACCGACGGCTGGGACTGGCGCCAGCCCGGCGGAACTCCGGGACCGGCGGGACGGCCGGCGTCCGGGTCCCCACCGGGGCCGTACGGGGGTGGCCAGACGTCGCCCTGGTGGTCCGACGCGCTCAACGACCCGTGGCGCGACCCGTACGCGCCGGCCGCGGTGGTGGTGCCGGCCGCTCCCGCCGACGGCGGCGAGCCGGAGCCGGTCACCGACCCGGACGCCCCCAATCGCCCGAGGCTGCGCCAGGTCGTGCTGATCTCGCTGATCACCGCGTTGCTGGCCGGCTCGCTCGGCAGCGCCCTGACCTACGCCTTCCTGCGCGGGGGTGGCCCCGCCACCGTGCTCGGCGCCCGTCCCGCCGAGGGCCCGGCCCTGGCCCAGCGCAAGCCGGAGTCACTGGCCGGCGTCGCCGAGAAGGTCCTGCCCAGCGTGGTCACCGTCCGGGTGGCCAGCCTCGGCGGGATCAGCGAGGGTTCCGGCTTCATCGTCAGCGCCGACGGGCACGTGATCACCAACGACCACGTGGTCGCGGGCGCCACCGGCAAGGCCACGGTGGTCTTCAACGACGGCAGTACGACCGCGGCCACCGTGGTCGGGCAGGACCCGGAGTCGGACATCGCGGTGATCAAGGTGTCCCGGAGCGGGCTCAAGCCGGTGGAGTTCGGCGACTCCGACGCGCTGGCCGTCGGCGACCCGGTGCTCGCCATCGGCTCGCCGCTCTCGCTGGCCAACACGGTCACCGCGGGAATCGTCAGCGCCCTGGACCGGACCATGCAGGCCGGTGAGCCGGGCGGCCCGGTGCGCTACTACGCGGCGATCCAGACCGACGCGGCGGTCAACCACGGCAACTCCGGCGGCCCGCTGGTCGACGGGGGCGGCCGGGTGGTCGGGGTGAACTCGACGATCAAGTCGCTGGTCGCCGACGGGCAGGAGGCCGGGAACATCGGGCTCGCCTTCGCCATCCCGATCAACCAGGCCAAACGGGTCACCCAGGAGATCATCGGCACCGGCAGGGCCCGGCGTACGGTGATCGGCGCCCAGGTGGGCGGCACGGGCGCCGCGGCCGGCAACGGCGTACGCCTCAACGCGGTGGAGCCGTCCGGCCCGGCGGCGGCGGCCGGGCTGAAGGCCGGCGACGTGATCCTGCGGCTGAACGGCCGGCCGATGACCGAGCCGACGGACCTGGTCGCGCTGGTCCGCAAGTACGCGCCCGGGTCGGTGGTGACGGTCGAGTACCGGCGGGGATCCACCCGGCAGAACGCCTCGGTGACGCTCGCCGCAGATGCGAAGTGA